A single Musa acuminata AAA Group cultivar baxijiao chromosome BXJ2-1, Cavendish_Baxijiao_AAA, whole genome shotgun sequence DNA region contains:
- the LOC135598066 gene encoding AP2/ERF and B3 domain-containing protein Os05g0549800-like yields MEWSCIEDAMSDGEKRPEVPSPVADPIRRMGSGVSVVFDPTPEVGIEAEAESGRRLPSSRYKGVVPQPNGRWGAQIYERHQRVWLGTFGDEAEAARVYDVAAQRFRGRDAVTNFKPLSESDDEDSMVLFFLAAHSKAEIVDMLRKHTYHDELQQSKRFHAAGHGMGFGRRRMPSYYGSVRELLFDKVVTPSDVGKLNRLVIPKQHAEKHFPLKAGTAAACEGVLLNFEDATGKMWRFRYSYWNSSQSYVITKGWIRFVKEKSLKAGDTVSFWRSMGPEKHLFIDRKPRPENTSCTTKPVRPAHAFRLFGVTISELPASGGIGKTAAEKE; encoded by the coding sequence ATGGAATGGAGCTGCATCGAAGACGCCATGAGCGACGGTGAAAAGCGCCCTGAGGTGCCGTCACCTGTGGCCGATCCCATCAGGCGGATGGGGAGCGGCGTCAGCGTCGTCTTCGACCCAACCCCGGAGGTCGGGATCGAGGCCGAGGCCGAGTCCGGTCGGAGGCTGCCCTCCTCCAGGTACAAGGGCGTCGTCCCCCAGCCCAACGGCCGATGGGGCGCCCAGATCTACGAGAGGCACCAGCGCGTGTGGCTCGGGACGTTCGGGGATGAAGCCGAGGCCGCGCGCGTCTACGACGTCGCCGCACAGCGATTCCGTGGCCGCGACGCCGTCACCAACTTCAAGCCCCTGTCCGAGTCCGACGACGAAGACTCCATGGTGCTATTCTTCCTCGCAGCGCACTCCAAAGCCGAGATCGTCGACATGCTGCGTAAGCACACATACCACGACGAGCTCCAGCAGAGCAAGCGCTTCCACGCCGCAGGCCACGGCATGGGCTTCGGCAGGAGGAGGATGCCGAGCTATTACGGATCCGTTCGCGAGCTGCTCTTCGACAAGGTGGTCACGCCGAGCGACGTCGGGAAGCTTAATCGGCTGGTGATCCCGAAGCAGCACGCCGAGAAACACTTCCCGTTGAAGGCCGGCACGGCCGCGGCATGCGAGGGCGTGCTGCTGAACTTTGAGGACGCCACCGGGAAGATGTGGAGGTTTCGGTACTCATACTGGAACAGCAGCCAGAGCTACGTGATAACCAAAGGGTGGATCCGGTTCGTGAAGGAGAAGAGCCTCAAGGCCGGCGATACCGTTAGCTTCTGGCGATCGATGGGGCCAGAGAAACATTTGTTCATCGACAGGAAGCCGAGGCCTGAGAACACCAGTTGCACTACAAAGCCAGTGAGGCCTG